The Fibrobacter sp. UWB15 sequence TGTCAGCTACCCATTTTTAGGACTGGTTTAAAGTATACAAAATCACCCGGTTCTCATCAACCGATACTCCATTGGAGCGAGGTTGTTTAAGGAGTCGTGGGGTCTTTCGTTGTTGTAGTAATCCGTCCACTTTTCGGTAATTTCCCTTACATCATCTAAAGTCCTGAAAATGTAGGCGTCAAGAACAGCCCTTCGGTACGATCCGTTAAATCGTTCGATGTAGCTGTTCTGAGTTGGGCACCCGGGTTGCGTGTACAAAATTTTGATTCCGTTTCCATCGCACCAATCTTGAAATTCATGCGAAATGAATTCCGGACCGTTATCGCAGCGAATATTGGTCGGCTTGCCTTTCTCCCAAATGATTTCCTCCATGAATCGAATCAAGCGAGTTGCCGGTATGGAATGCGCAACTTTCTGTGCAACGGCCACACGGTCGCTGTCGTCGATGACGTTGAGTACGCGGAACTTGCGGTTGCTTTGCAAAACGTCAGTAACGAAGTCCATCGACCAGGTGACATTTTCCTGGTCCGGTGTCACGAGCGGATTCTTGACTCGGGCGGGCAAGCGCTTGCGCAACGGCTTTCGCTTGTTGAAATGAATCGCCTCGTAGACGCGGTGGACCTTCTTATGGTTCCACGGAT is a genomic window containing:
- a CDS encoding IS3 family transposase; this translates as MTPEARKEIAGEIAEEHDISITRACRLMGIHKSFFYYESTKDDSEVEAAIRQKAEAANDGFWKIFRLIRKDGHPWNHKKVHRVYEAIHFNKRKPLRKRLPARVKNPLVTPDQENVTWSMDFVTDVLQSNRKFRVLNVIDDSDRVAVAQKVAHSIPATRLIRFMEEIIWEKGKPTNIRCDNGPEFISHEFQDWCDGNGIKILYTQPGCPTQNSYIERFNGSYRRAVLDAYIFRTLDDVREITEKWTDYYNNERPHDSLNNLAPMEYRLMRTG